In a genomic window of Desulfovibrio sp. JC022:
- the nagA gene encoding N-acetylglucosamine-6-phosphate deacetylase, protein MYALINCKIYTGNEVLENSALLIEGKRIHSVVAPDDIPADAERIDLEGSILAPGFIDLQLNGCGGVFFNDDISAETLDRMSHAIISTGCTSFLPTLVSAPEKDMLKSMEVVREYRKNSPDMVLGLHLEGPYLSRKRKGIHNPDMIKNPNESILHHIVELGPEVTRMCTMAPEVISEEQVQLLENAGVKVSAGHSAATCPRAREMFRAGISMATHLFNGMEPIQGREPSLVGAVYLEKPWTGIIVDGVHVSWDNVELAKNIVDKKLFCITDATSAVVSEQTEFILGNQTVYVKNGKCAAADGTIGGSMLTMDRAVYNCVRHVGIELDEALRMTSLYPAQAIGIDHEFGRIEKGYRADLVALETESLEVRAVFKNGKRFNPPHHQKEE, encoded by the coding sequence ATGTACGCACTTATAAATTGCAAAATATATACGGGAAATGAGGTGCTGGAGAATTCAGCACTGCTCATTGAAGGGAAACGCATTCACTCAGTTGTAGCTCCGGATGATATTCCTGCGGATGCTGAGCGGATCGACCTTGAAGGATCAATCCTTGCCCCCGGATTCATCGACCTGCAACTTAACGGCTGCGGGGGCGTATTCTTTAATGACGATATTTCAGCAGAAACGCTGGACCGCATGTCACACGCAATTATCTCCACAGGCTGTACCTCTTTCCTGCCGACGCTCGTCAGCGCGCCGGAAAAAGACATGCTGAAATCCATGGAAGTAGTCCGCGAATACCGCAAGAATTCACCGGACATGGTGCTCGGCCTGCATCTTGAAGGCCCCTATCTTAGCCGCAAACGTAAAGGCATTCACAACCCGGATATGATAAAAAATCCTAATGAAAGCATCCTCCACCATATTGTGGAACTGGGACCTGAAGTGACCAGAATGTGTACCATGGCCCCGGAAGTGATTTCAGAGGAACAGGTGCAATTGCTTGAAAATGCCGGGGTAAAAGTCTCCGCAGGACATAGTGCCGCCACCTGCCCCCGTGCCCGCGAGATGTTCCGGGCCGGAATCAGTATGGCAACCCATCTGTTCAACGGCATGGAACCGATACAGGGGCGCGAACCAAGCCTTGTGGGGGCCGTATACCTAGAAAAGCCGTGGACCGGCATTATCGTGGATGGAGTGCATGTTTCATGGGACAATGTGGAACTTGCAAAAAACATCGTAGACAAAAAACTTTTCTGCATCACCGACGCAACATCCGCAGTGGTTTCCGAACAGACCGAATTCATACTCGGCAACCAGACTGTTTATGTAAAAAATGGTAAATGCGCCGCCGCAGACGGCACCATCGGCGGTTCCATGCTGACCATGGACAGAGCTGTTTACAACTGCGTGCGCCACGTGGGCATCGAACTTGATGAAGCCCTGCGCATGACCTCCCTCTACCCGGCACAGGCCATTGGTATCGACCACGAATTCGGACGCATCGAAAAAGGATACCGGGCCGATCTGGTGGCCTTGGAAACGGAATCACTAGAAGTGCGTGCGGTATTCAAAAACGGAAAACGATTTAATCCGCCCCATCATCAAAAGGAAGAATGA
- the nagB gene encoding glucosamine-6-phosphate deaminase has protein sequence MRLVPLKTDPGWWTAHYIARKINFFSPNKRKPFVLGLPTGGTPVSMYKELINLHRAGKVSFEHVVTFNMDEYVGLPEDHPQSYHYYMYENFFNHIDIPQENINLLDGNAPDPEAQCEAYEQKIKNYGGVHIFVGGVGTDGHIAFNEPASSLSSRTRIKTLTVETRMGNSRFFNNDMEAVPKFALTVGVGTLLDSREVIILASGLNKALAVSYAVEHGVNHLWTISALQLHRKGILVCDEDATMELKVKTLKYFKQIEAENLQDPK, from the coding sequence ATGAGACTCGTTCCGTTAAAAACCGATCCGGGCTGGTGGACCGCCCATTACATCGCAAGGAAAATCAATTTTTTTTCCCCGAATAAAAGAAAGCCCTTCGTGCTAGGCCTTCCAACCGGAGGGACCCCTGTAAGTATGTATAAAGAGCTGATAAACCTGCACCGCGCCGGGAAAGTCAGCTTTGAACATGTGGTGACATTCAATATGGATGAATACGTTGGGCTGCCCGAAGATCATCCTCAGAGTTACCACTATTACATGTATGAAAATTTCTTCAACCATATTGATATCCCGCAGGAAAACATCAACCTGCTGGACGGTAACGCTCCCGATCCCGAAGCGCAGTGCGAAGCCTACGAACAGAAAATAAAAAATTACGGCGGAGTGCATATCTTCGTCGGCGGTGTGGGAACTGACGGACATATTGCTTTTAACGAACCGGCCTCCTCTCTTTCCTCCCGCACACGAATCAAGACCCTGACCGTTGAAACCCGTATGGGTAATTCCCGCTTTTTTAATAATGACATGGAAGCTGTGCCCAAGTTCGCCCTCACCGTGGGAGTAGGAACCCTGCTTGATTCAAGGGAAGTAATCATCCTTGCATCCGGCCTGAATAAAGCTCTGGCCGTATCATATGCAGTGGAACACGGAGTGAACCACCTCTGGACAATCTCAGCCCTGCAACTGCACCGCAAAGGTATCCTTGTCTGTGATGAGGATGCAACCATGGAACTAAAAGTTAAGACACTTAAATATTTTAAGCAAATAGAAGCAGAGAACCTGCAAGATCCCAAATAG